In Arachis hypogaea cultivar Tifrunner chromosome 17, arahy.Tifrunner.gnm2.J5K5, whole genome shotgun sequence, a single window of DNA contains:
- the LOC112763164 gene encoding mitogen-activated protein kinase kinase kinase 20-like, with amino-acid sequence MIVKGLSHIHRKEIAHCDLKPENILLFPSLDKESANYQLKIADFGLSKTKNEEADVEVWKSKPRDTSSYFSSEAFSSHIDAPIDIWALGCIVIEMLTGLSA; translated from the coding sequence ATGATTGTTAAAGGGCTTTCGCATATTCATCGCAAAGAAATCGCCCATTGTGACCTCAAGCCAGAGAACATTCTTCTGTTTCCTTCATTGGACAAAGAGAGTGCAAACTATCAATTGAAGATTGCGGATTTCGGATTATCTAAGACCAAAAATGAGGAAGCAGATGTCGAGGTTTGGAAGTCCAAGCCTAGAGATACGTCGTCATACTTTTCGTCGGAGGCATTTTCCAGTCATATTGATGCTCCGATAGATATATGGGCACTTGGCTGCATAGTGATTGAAATGCTGACTGGATTGTCTGCATAG